AAAGGCTATTTAAATAATAATATCCTTCTCCTGGCAAATGTTGGGGGAAGTCTATTTTTCTTTTTTTTCAATTGTTATAATCCAATAATCGTAGATGATACTCATCAAATAGTCATGTTATATTAATGTAACAAAAGAAAGATAGTAAATTAAACATCTATTAAAAACCCAAGAACTCCCTTTTAAATGGTTTTTTCATATTCTGCACTTCTTTCTCTTCTAATTTCAATTTTAACAAGCAAACATTTTATAGCTACTGTCCATTTCATTTTAATTTAATAAGTAGGTGAAACAGCCAAATATTTTATTTGAGGAAATATTTTATGAAAAATTAGTGCTTATATATTTTCCAAGTCTCTTTGCCAAAGATAAGATAGTTAAAACTGGAGGAGCACCAGGTGCACTTGGAAGAACACTAGCATCACAAACAAAAAGACCATCAATTTCTGTTTCCAAGTTATCATCTACAACTTCACCAATAGCAGCAGTTCCCCCTGGATGAGCACCCCTAGATGGGGTGGAAACTAGACTACTAGGATCAACTCCGGCTTCGGTTAGTATGGTCCCAGCAAGGGATGATCCTTCCGCAATTAGGCCCATATCACGAGGTGTGTTATTTTTTATTACCTTTTTGTCTTTAACACAACCTGATGTTTCATCTTTAATCTTCACCATCAGACCCAGAATGTCCTTTTCATGGAAACCACTTTTTCTCATCCGAGAATTGATTAAACCAGAATAGTGCGGGGATAATATAAATCCATCCCCTTTATACAATGCATTCATGGCTACTTCTTTGTGAAAGTTGATATCCTGAAGAATTCCACATACAGTGACAAAAGTATCAACAAAAAGTTGCTCACCTGCCACTAAACCAGCAGTACGGAGTAATCGTGGTGTTTCAATAGCACCAGCACACAGTATCACTATATCTGCCATATATTTTTGGTCATGGCTTATCACACCACTAATCTCCCCATCAGTTGTCACAATTTTGGTAACTGGTGAATTTTCTATTATCTCTGCTCCGAAATTTTTAGCCTCATTTAAATAGTTAAGTGAACTCCACTTGGCATTTCTAGGACATCCAAAAGTACATTTACCACAGGGGATGCATTTGTGTGAGTTGATAAATTTAGGCATTTTGTCCATGGATAAACCAATTGTAGAGGCAGCATCCATAATT
This Methanobacterium sp. DNA region includes the following protein-coding sequences:
- a CDS encoding GMC family oxidoreductase; amino-acid sequence: MKNVIVAGSGAGGATVARELAFSGINVTLLEKGSSILTENAHQCYDNVDAGVELLKTTCLGGTTLVTAGNAVRTCQDELRSLGIDLENEFQELENELNVGPLPDSHFGEGTLKIMDAASTIGLSMDKMPKFINSHKCIPCGKCTFGCPRNAKWSSLNYLNEAKNFGAEIIENSPVTKIVTTDGEISGVISHDQKYMADIVILCAGAIETPRLLRTAGLVAGEQLFVDTFVTVCGILQDINFHKEVAMNALYKGDGFILSPHYSGLINSRMRKSGFHEKDILGLMVKIKDETSGCVKDKKVIKNNTPRDMGLIAEGSSLAGTILTEAGVDPSSLVSTPSRGAHPGGTAAIGEVVDDNLETEIDGLFVCDASVLPSAPGAPPVLTILSLAKRLGKYISTNFS